One window of the Sparus aurata chromosome 7, fSpaAur1.1, whole genome shotgun sequence genome contains the following:
- the LOC115585493 gene encoding uncharacterized protein LOC115585493 isoform X2, which yields MEGNKQSMDFLESLEIYIPVKAEVKNICLWSLPNSVLRRMGLPLCDTEGSRKLAESPKGIWICPVVLRKKGQRLTSAGNSMAENMSSLMGKAFRGGTGPFRMSFVSSNHAAYNILQDVMPKGQVSEHMSRSSKLHPGSAPQTYQDAIVIYHGRIYLSIRKPSRSQHKQETHEHKPASQFSVLSTPDVSSKSQTKRQYPKASLDPADKHLKRTRLNVIVPQISSNQPEDLPIQVDDHSTTYKELQKVNGPKKRHTPCKVTQSENTMDVTHQGRDAPSPKIARSVPKSTVHTMQSHCHKDTRGDQTAEKATRHESVWFQLRGEQEEVVSNDTEIQNLVSEEADGTSQNNDGGECDNIVGVVEHSSNQSWSKRASQGAACASTSLQQEYDELAQEEEISQMKAKLRLSEAVLNNMYSSL from the exons ATGGAG GGAAATAAACAGAGCATGGATTTCCTTGAAAGTCTGGAAATCTACATCCCAGTGAAAGCTGAGGTGAAAAACATCTGTCTGTGGAGTTTACCTAATTCGGTGCTCAGACGAATGGGTCTCCCATTGTGTGACACTGAGGGCTCCAGGAAGCTTGCAGAATCACCAAAAGGCATATGGATTTGTCCAGTAGTCCTACGAAAGAAAGGCCAGAGACTGACCTCTGCAGGAAACAGCATGGCAGAAAACATGTCATCACTAATGGGTAAAGCGTTTCGGGGTGGAACAGGTCCCTTCCGAATGTCTTTTGTCTCCTCCAACCATGCAGCTTACAACATACTGCAGGACGTTATGCCTAAAGGGCAGGTCTCTGAACACATGTCTCGCAGCTCCAAGTTACATCCCGGCTCCGCACCGCAGACCTACCAAGACGCCATCGTCATCTACCATGGACGCATTTACCTGTCCATAAGGAAGCCCAGTCGAAGCCAGCATAAACAGgagacacatgaacacaagccaGCTTCCCAGTTTTCAGTTCTTTCAACACCAGACGTGTCATCTAAAAGCCAGACCAAG CGACAGTACCCCAAGGCTTCTCTTGACCCTGCAGACAAACACCTAAAAAGGACAAGATTGAATGTCATTGTGCCCCAAATCTCCTCGAATCAGCCAGAGGATCTTCCCATACAAGTAGATGATCACTCCACCACATATAAG GAGCTGCAAAAAGTAAATGGTCCCAAGAAGAGGCACACCCCATGTAAAGTAacacaaagtgaaaacacaatggATGTTACTCACCAAGGAAGGGATGCACCCTCACCCAAGATTGCACGATCTGTCCCTAAGTCCACAGTGCACACCATGCAAAGTCATTGTCATAAGGACACTAGAGGAGACCAGACTGCAGAGAAAGCAACACGCCATGAGTCAGTTTGGTTTCAGCTTCGAGGGGAGCAGGAAGAAGTGGTCAGCAATGACACTGAGATACAGAACTTAGTCAGTGAAGAAGCTGATGGCACCAGTCAAAACAATGATGGTGGGGAATGTGACAACATTGTCGGTGTTGTAGAGCACAGCAGCAACCAGAGCTGGAGCAAGAGAGCCTCTCAGGGGGCAGCCTGTGCTTCCACATCACTACAGCAGGAGTATGACGAGCTGGCACAAGAGGAGGAGATCTCTCAAATGAAGGCCAAACTCAGACTGAGCGAAGCAGTTCTCAACAACATGTACTCATCATTATGA
- the LOC115585493 gene encoding uncharacterized protein LOC115585493 isoform X1, producing MSKSLLVARAPGVEEKGNKQSMDFLESLEIYIPVKAEVKNICLWSLPNSVLRRMGLPLCDTEGSRKLAESPKGIWICPVVLRKKGQRLTSAGNSMAENMSSLMGKAFRGGTGPFRMSFVSSNHAAYNILQDVMPKGQVSEHMSRSSKLHPGSAPQTYQDAIVIYHGRIYLSIRKPSRSQHKQETHEHKPASQFSVLSTPDVSSKSQTKRQYPKASLDPADKHLKRTRLNVIVPQISSNQPEDLPIQVDDHSTTYKELQKVNGPKKRHTPCKVTQSENTMDVTHQGRDAPSPKIARSVPKSTVHTMQSHCHKDTRGDQTAEKATRHESVWFQLRGEQEEVVSNDTEIQNLVSEEADGTSQNNDGGECDNIVGVVEHSSNQSWSKRASQGAACASTSLQQEYDELAQEEEISQMKAKLRLSEAVLNNMYSSL from the exons ATGTCCAAATCGTTACTTGTGGCACGAGCCCCAGGTGTTGAGGAGAAG GGAAATAAACAGAGCATGGATTTCCTTGAAAGTCTGGAAATCTACATCCCAGTGAAAGCTGAGGTGAAAAACATCTGTCTGTGGAGTTTACCTAATTCGGTGCTCAGACGAATGGGTCTCCCATTGTGTGACACTGAGGGCTCCAGGAAGCTTGCAGAATCACCAAAAGGCATATGGATTTGTCCAGTAGTCCTACGAAAGAAAGGCCAGAGACTGACCTCTGCAGGAAACAGCATGGCAGAAAACATGTCATCACTAATGGGTAAAGCGTTTCGGGGTGGAACAGGTCCCTTCCGAATGTCTTTTGTCTCCTCCAACCATGCAGCTTACAACATACTGCAGGACGTTATGCCTAAAGGGCAGGTCTCTGAACACATGTCTCGCAGCTCCAAGTTACATCCCGGCTCCGCACCGCAGACCTACCAAGACGCCATCGTCATCTACCATGGACGCATTTACCTGTCCATAAGGAAGCCCAGTCGAAGCCAGCATAAACAGgagacacatgaacacaagccaGCTTCCCAGTTTTCAGTTCTTTCAACACCAGACGTGTCATCTAAAAGCCAGACCAAG CGACAGTACCCCAAGGCTTCTCTTGACCCTGCAGACAAACACCTAAAAAGGACAAGATTGAATGTCATTGTGCCCCAAATCTCCTCGAATCAGCCAGAGGATCTTCCCATACAAGTAGATGATCACTCCACCACATATAAG GAGCTGCAAAAAGTAAATGGTCCCAAGAAGAGGCACACCCCATGTAAAGTAacacaaagtgaaaacacaatggATGTTACTCACCAAGGAAGGGATGCACCCTCACCCAAGATTGCACGATCTGTCCCTAAGTCCACAGTGCACACCATGCAAAGTCATTGTCATAAGGACACTAGAGGAGACCAGACTGCAGAGAAAGCAACACGCCATGAGTCAGTTTGGTTTCAGCTTCGAGGGGAGCAGGAAGAAGTGGTCAGCAATGACACTGAGATACAGAACTTAGTCAGTGAAGAAGCTGATGGCACCAGTCAAAACAATGATGGTGGGGAATGTGACAACATTGTCGGTGTTGTAGAGCACAGCAGCAACCAGAGCTGGAGCAAGAGAGCCTCTCAGGGGGCAGCCTGTGCTTCCACATCACTACAGCAGGAGTATGACGAGCTGGCACAAGAGGAGGAGATCTCTCAAATGAAGGCCAAACTCAGACTGAGCGAAGCAGTTCTCAACAACATGTACTCATCATTATGA
- the LOC115585494 gene encoding insulin-like growth factor I: MPDYKTAGLLKSVHTDRMHCSCCRSARPQTLRVMCARMCVFYSAMCLAGWPLSSEAARLRCGSDLLSDLIFVCGERGIYLGKGTWSGYGARPRGKGIVDQCCQPAGCELQHLEMYCAKPKNLQHTTAYPATTTASHTTTQLDTAQQFQAVFQKKLLEHLGTPNSPKREAYRKKTQPSLRRKSKVSSSRRKNNTKNTTSRPPSAFQSPLQRLITFES; this comes from the exons ATGCCTGACTATAAGACTGCAGGTCTCCTGAAGTCAGTCCACACAGACAGGATGCACTGCTCATGCTGCCGCTCTGCCAGGCCACAGACTCTGAGG GTGATGTGTGCTCGGATGTGTGTTTTCTACTCTGCAATGTGTCTGGCAGGCTGGCCGCTGTCCTCGGAGGCAGCCAGACTGCGCTGTGGTTCTGATCTCCTCAGTGACCTCATATTTGTGTGTGGGGAACGTGGAATCTATTTGG GTAAAGGCACGTGGTCTGGTTATGGTGCACGGCCCAGAGGGAAGGGGATAGTGGACCAGTGCTGTCAGCCAGCTGGCTGTGAACTTCAGCATCTGGAGATGTACTGTGCTAAACCAAAAAACCTGCAGCACACCACAGCTTATCCAGCCACAACCACAGCATCTCATACCACTACACAGCTAGACACG GCGCAGCAGTTCCAAGCAGTATTTCAGAAGAAACTCTTGGAGCACCTGGGGACTCCCAACAGTCCAAAGAGAGAAGcctacagaaagaaaacacagcctTCACTTCGTCGGAAAAGCAAAGTTTCATCATCACGCAGGAAGAATAACACAAAGAACACAACCAGCAGGCCTCCTTCAGCCTTTCAGAGTCCCCTTCAAAGATTGATTACATTTGAatcatga